From a single Desulfatirhabdium butyrativorans DSM 18734 genomic region:
- a CDS encoding response regulator yields MEQETYPGSATSLFLQWAIEAIPVPTLMIDRAMVIRCWNPAIEHSTGVERLDALGRCIDSELFLPWLEMVRFVEWVMQGYAENIRERFSRRNLVQGRIHPEGWECELPLRLMGEDRDVELYAAPIRDGGGSVLGAILTMRDVGERKHLIDQLLHAQKMETLGTLIAGVAHEINNPVNLLLYNLPLFEKLWKDILPELSNCAASDPDRRFGGLPVHFLVNNVPTLISDMNLAATRIAKIVSGLKSYSRFSDAGERVPFDLNQAVENALRLAQSTLRGRKITLKAELNPELPSLVGNLHSIEQVILNLVINAAQAIDHAEGRIHLQTDVRSDGYMVLTVSDNGKGIDPAIAGRIFDPFVTNKQNSGGTGLGLSVSFNIVQSHGGIIRFKTQQEVGTTFQVLFPVGEKRPIHRILVVDDDPLIRDLLADILLSQRSCKIEEASNGIEACIRIGTFRPDLLVLDLFMPEMNGLEVCRVIRNDPELANLKILVVTGHSAHGSLDEIRRMGKTDVLFKPFDIQEFLKKVDNILAE; encoded by the coding sequence ATGGAACAAGAAACCTATCCGGGTTCAGCAACATCCCTGTTCCTTCAATGGGCCATCGAAGCGATCCCTGTTCCCACGCTGATGATTGATAGGGCTATGGTTATTCGCTGCTGGAATCCGGCAATCGAACATTCGACAGGCGTCGAGCGATTGGATGCTTTGGGCCGTTGCATCGATTCGGAGCTCTTTCTCCCCTGGCTGGAGATGGTTCGATTTGTCGAATGGGTGATGCAGGGCTACGCCGAAAACATTCGGGAACGATTTTCGCGAAGAAATCTGGTTCAGGGGAGGATTCACCCCGAAGGATGGGAGTGTGAGCTTCCATTGCGGCTCATGGGTGAAGATCGTGATGTGGAACTATATGCCGCACCCATCCGCGATGGAGGCGGCAGCGTACTGGGCGCCATTCTGACGATGCGGGATGTCGGTGAACGAAAACACCTGATCGATCAGCTTCTCCATGCCCAGAAAATGGAAACCCTCGGAACCCTCATTGCAGGGGTCGCACACGAAATCAACAACCCTGTCAATCTCCTGCTTTATAATCTGCCCCTGTTCGAAAAGCTCTGGAAGGATATCCTTCCGGAACTGTCCAACTGTGCCGCCTCGGATCCGGATCGCCGTTTTGGCGGATTACCCGTGCACTTTCTGGTGAACAACGTTCCCACCCTGATTTCCGATATGAATCTTGCTGCGACCCGCATTGCGAAAATCGTATCCGGATTGAAAAGCTATTCCCGGTTTTCGGATGCCGGTGAACGGGTGCCCTTCGATCTCAACCAGGCGGTCGAGAATGCGCTGCGGCTGGCTCAATCTACCCTTCGTGGCCGAAAAATCACCCTGAAGGCAGAACTGAATCCCGAGCTTCCTTCCCTCGTCGGGAATCTTCACAGCATCGAGCAGGTGATCCTGAACCTGGTGATCAATGCCGCACAGGCCATCGATCATGCCGAAGGAAGAATTCACCTCCAGACGGATGTTCGATCCGATGGATACATGGTGCTTACGGTGAGCGATAACGGCAAGGGTATCGATCCGGCCATTGCCGGAAGGATTTTCGATCCATTCGTGACGAACAAACAGAACAGCGGCGGCACAGGGCTCGGCCTTTCGGTTTCTTTCAATATTGTCCAAAGCCACGGGGGCATCATCCGGTTCAAAACCCAGCAGGAGGTGGGAACGACGTTTCAGGTCCTGTTTCCGGTTGGGGAAAAGCGGCCCATTCATCGCATTCTCGTTGTCGATGATGATCCGCTGATTCGGGACTTGCTTGCCGATATTCTGCTTTCCCAGCGTTCCTGCAAGATCGAGGAGGCATCCAACGGCATCGAGGCCTGTATCCGTATCGGCACCTTTCGACCCGATCTTCTGGTATTGGATTTATTCATGCCGGAAATGAACGGCCTGGAAGTCTGCCGGGTGATTCGGAACGACCCCGAACTGGCGAACCTGAAAATCCTTGTCGTCACCGGGCACAGTGCCCATGGGAGCCTGGATGAAATCCGCAGAATGGGCAAAACCGATGTGCTTTTCAAGCCTTTCGACATTCAGGAATTTCTGAAAAAGGTTGACAACATTCTTGCGGAATAG
- a CDS encoding sigma-54-dependent transcriptional regulator has translation MISIPEDASILVVDDDTGLLLSVCATLLSAGLPEPAVLSDSSRVMSLLRKHRIQVVMLDLVMPKLSGMAVLEAIKKEYPDIVCIIVTATDEVATAIQAIKLGAYDYLVKPVSAEDLIIVVRRALERYELRKTVTHFETRQSFSAIEHPEAFREMVAEDESMALVFRQVEAVAPTDYSVIISGESGTGKEMLARILHRLSKRKDKPFVAVNMAAFNKSLFEDAFFGHAKGAYTHALDERKGFFETADGGTLFLDEITELDAGLQAKLLRVLQEKEFYRVGSATSRKIDVRIIAATNRDILNEVKEERFRADLFYRLSMYTIKVPPLRERRKDIVPLARYFVKLYGAQQSSVVTDISEELIRNLLNYSFPGNIRELENMIAGAVLLETTGTLQLSSVRHLPQRLPGPLPSVEADWPTLGELEKRYLARVLEKTGGNRKKAAEILGVNQATIYRKIEKLGLGQSG, from the coding sequence ATGATATCCATCCCTGAAGATGCTTCGATTCTGGTTGTGGATGACGATACGGGGTTGTTGCTCAGCGTATGTGCGACGCTGTTGAGTGCGGGACTCCCGGAGCCTGCCGTGTTGTCCGACAGCAGCCGGGTGATGTCGCTGCTTCGAAAACATCGCATCCAGGTAGTCATGCTCGATCTGGTCATGCCCAAATTATCGGGCATGGCGGTTCTTGAAGCCATCAAGAAGGAATATCCGGACATCGTATGCATCATCGTGACGGCAACCGATGAGGTTGCCACCGCCATTCAGGCGATCAAGTTGGGTGCCTACGATTATCTGGTCAAACCGGTCAGCGCTGAAGACCTGATTATTGTTGTTCGAAGAGCGCTCGAGCGCTACGAACTTCGGAAAACCGTCACCCATTTCGAAACCAGGCAGTCTTTTTCTGCCATCGAACATCCGGAAGCCTTCCGGGAAATGGTGGCCGAGGATGAGTCGATGGCCCTGGTTTTCCGGCAGGTCGAGGCCGTTGCCCCTACGGATTACAGTGTCATTATTTCCGGTGAATCCGGAACGGGCAAGGAAATGCTCGCCCGAATTTTGCATCGGTTGAGCAAGCGCAAGGACAAGCCTTTTGTTGCCGTCAACATGGCGGCATTCAACAAGTCCCTGTTTGAAGATGCTTTCTTTGGACATGCCAAGGGGGCTTATACCCACGCGCTTGACGAACGCAAAGGTTTTTTCGAAACAGCGGACGGCGGCACCCTCTTTCTGGATGAGATCACGGAATTGGATGCCGGGTTGCAGGCCAAGCTGCTTCGCGTCCTACAGGAAAAGGAGTTCTACCGGGTCGGCAGCGCAACCAGCCGAAAGATCGACGTGCGGATCATCGCAGCGACCAATCGCGACATTCTCAATGAAGTCAAGGAGGAAAGGTTCCGTGCCGATCTCTTTTACCGATTGAGCATGTACACCATCAAGGTTCCGCCATTGCGGGAAAGGCGGAAGGACATCGTTCCGCTGGCCAGGTATTTCGTCAAATTGTACGGCGCCCAGCAATCATCGGTTGTGACGGATATTTCGGAGGAATTGATCCGCAACTTGCTCAATTATTCGTTCCCTGGCAATATCCGGGAACTCGAAAACATGATTGCGGGGGCCGTCTTGCTCGAAACGACGGGGACATTGCAGCTTTCTTCCGTCAGGCACCTGCCGCAAAGATTGCCGGGGCCGCTGCCATCGGTGGAAGCGGACTGGCCTACCCTTGGTGAGCTGGAAAAACGGTATTTGGCCCGGGTGTTGGAGAAAACGGGGGGCAATCGCAAGAAGGCGGCCGAGATTCTCGGTGTGAACCAGGCCACCATTTACCGGAAGATCGAAAAACTGGGGCTTGGGCAAAGCGGATGA
- a CDS encoding PilZ domain-containing protein, with protein MINAETIQGEAITSVLNELIQTRTLVRMKITGKDYEQLTLIHALRSRKGIRYFLIEHPVELQDVLIDYSGLPFQFEFTSPEGIPYSFNTLGDWMEDEEIWLRFPETIERRQQRKNFRIEVPENTFLYFTHRGEKQTLAVMNVSLGGSLGLMLCKGVSPERLQFEVGDTIENLKLVFRNGPLTRQLNIQRAKVVRTEINQNNPKICLACEFVTIDKDNERKLTEIIFELQRQLLRQRLRDL; from the coding sequence ATGATCAACGCCGAAACGATCCAAGGGGAAGCGATTACATCTGTTCTGAACGAGCTGATTCAGACACGCACGCTGGTTCGAATGAAAATCACCGGTAAGGATTACGAGCAGCTTACCTTGATTCATGCGCTGCGTTCAAGAAAAGGGATTCGATATTTTTTAATCGAACATCCGGTGGAGCTTCAGGATGTCCTGATTGATTATTCCGGGCTTCCGTTTCAGTTCGAGTTTACCAGTCCAGAGGGAATTCCGTACAGTTTCAATACGCTTGGCGATTGGATGGAAGACGAGGAAATCTGGCTTCGTTTTCCGGAAACGATCGAAAGAAGGCAGCAGCGAAAAAACTTTCGCATCGAGGTGCCCGAGAATACCTTTCTGTATTTCACGCATCGGGGGGAAAAACAGACGCTCGCCGTAATGAACGTGAGCCTTGGCGGGTCCCTTGGACTCATGCTGTGCAAAGGCGTTTCCCCCGAACGTCTTCAGTTCGAGGTCGGCGACACCATCGAGAATTTGAAGCTGGTTTTTCGAAATGGTCCTCTGACCCGTCAACTCAATATTCAGCGTGCGAAGGTGGTCCGAACGGAAATCAACCAGAACAATCCGAAAATATGCCTTGCATGCGAATTTGTAACGATCGATAAAGACAATGAACGTAAATTGACTGAAATCATTTTTGAACTTCAACGGCAGCTTTTGCGACAGCGGTTGCGGGATCTTTGA
- a CDS encoding Rne/Rng family ribonuclease has translation MSCKILINAVDPAECRIAKVKDNKLDEFHIEGASRQITQGNIYKGVITRIEPSLQAVFVEYGAQRHGFLQKNEIHNDYYQDNPNGDFSIQKLVKKGQELLVQVIKDPYMSKGAMLTTFVSLPGRYVVLMPGSESKGVSRKIEDEEERKRLKEIMNGIALPEGYGMIVRTAGEGASKTEIIKDINLLMKLWKTIKENVMRVNTPALLYKDQNIAVRSIRDYFTPEVTEILIDDPSIYKEVQDFIDIVSPKSSKLIKLYKGSKPIFTKFDLESQIASIYEPKVLLKSGGSIVIDQTEALVAIDVNSGKSTQNRSIEQTALTTNIEAAEEIARQLRLRDLGGLIVLDFIDMREQKHKLEVEKALKGYLKEDKAKTKIGKISKFGLLEMSRQRIRPSIEFSSFIPCRCCKGKGRIPSPETLSIAFLRSLSLETLKEDIAGVKAYVPPEVASSLLNKKRRNLVALESERGFMIHIEPDPELVPGESRIVCEKRVTEEPAEANSRGASAPGQRTV, from the coding sequence ATGAGCTGTAAAATTCTGATCAATGCAGTGGATCCGGCCGAATGCCGGATCGCAAAAGTCAAGGACAACAAACTCGATGAATTCCATATCGAAGGCGCTTCGAGACAAATCACCCAGGGCAACATCTACAAGGGGGTGATTACCCGGATCGAACCCAGCCTTCAGGCGGTGTTTGTGGAATATGGTGCCCAGCGCCACGGGTTTCTGCAAAAAAACGAAATTCACAACGACTATTATCAGGACAACCCCAATGGGGACTTTTCCATACAAAAGCTGGTGAAAAAGGGCCAGGAATTGCTGGTTCAGGTGATCAAGGACCCGTACATGAGCAAGGGGGCGATGCTGACCACCTTTGTCTCCCTTCCGGGGCGGTATGTCGTTCTGATGCCCGGAAGCGAAAGCAAGGGCGTTTCGAGAAAGATCGAAGACGAGGAAGAACGGAAACGTCTCAAGGAGATCATGAATGGCATCGCTCTGCCGGAAGGCTATGGGATGATTGTTCGTACGGCAGGAGAAGGGGCCTCCAAGACCGAGATCATCAAGGACATCAATCTTCTGATGAAACTCTGGAAGACGATCAAGGAAAATGTGATGCGGGTGAATACGCCCGCCCTGTTATACAAGGATCAGAATATCGCTGTTCGCTCCATCCGGGACTATTTTACTCCCGAAGTTACCGAAATATTGATTGATGATCCTTCTATCTATAAGGAAGTACAGGACTTCATCGATATCGTATCACCCAAGAGCTCCAAACTCATCAAGCTGTACAAGGGCTCGAAACCCATTTTCACCAAATTCGATCTCGAATCCCAGATCGCTTCGATCTATGAACCCAAAGTTCTGTTGAAATCCGGCGGAAGCATCGTGATCGATCAGACAGAGGCCCTGGTCGCCATCGATGTCAACTCGGGCAAGTCCACCCAGAATCGCTCCATAGAGCAGACGGCGCTGACGACGAACATCGAGGCGGCGGAAGAAATCGCGAGACAACTGCGGCTGAGAGACCTTGGCGGGTTGATCGTTCTCGATTTCATCGATATGCGGGAGCAAAAGCATAAACTCGAAGTGGAAAAAGCCCTCAAGGGCTATCTCAAGGAGGATAAGGCCAAGACAAAAATCGGCAAAATTTCCAAGTTCGGCCTTCTCGAAATGTCGAGGCAGCGAATACGCCCATCCATCGAATTCAGCAGTTTCATCCCGTGCCGCTGCTGCAAGGGAAAAGGGCGCATTCCCTCTCCGGAGACACTCAGTATCGCCTTTCTGCGATCCTTGAGTCTCGAAACGCTGAAAGAAGATATTGCCGGGGTGAAAGCCTATGTCCCACCGGAAGTCGCATCATCCCTGCTGAACAAAAAAAGGCGGAACCTGGTGGCGCTCGAAAGCGAAAGGGGATTCATGATCCATATTGAACCCGATCCCGAGCTGGTCCCCGGAGAAAGCCGCATCGTATGCGAAAAGCGTGTGACCGAGGAACCTGCGGAAGCGAACAGCCGCGGGGCTTCGGCGCCAGGGCAACGGACGGTTTAG
- the yajC gene encoding preprotein translocase subunit YajC: MFSVAYAMGQGGAPGQGAAGGLASFIPLILMFVIFYFLLIRPQQKKAKEMREMIANLKRGDRVITSGGIHGQITGMDESVITLEIADKVRIKVNRGNVIALAGSSSGAQQPKKAVESDKPKETEEKKD, from the coding sequence GTGTTTTCAGTAGCGTATGCAATGGGACAGGGTGGGGCGCCGGGTCAGGGTGCCGCAGGAGGCTTGGCGTCTTTCATTCCGTTGATCCTGATGTTCGTCATTTTCTATTTTCTGCTGATCCGGCCGCAGCAGAAGAAAGCCAAGGAAATGCGGGAGATGATCGCCAACCTGAAGCGGGGTGACCGGGTCATTACCAGCGGCGGGATCCATGGACAGATTACCGGGATGGATGAGTCCGTCATTACGCTGGAAATTGCCGACAAGGTGCGAATCAAGGTCAACCGGGGAAATGTGATCGCACTGGCAGGCTCTTCCAGCGGCGCGCAGCAACCCAAGAAAGCGGTGGAAAGCGACAAGCCCAAGGAAACGGAAGAGAAAAAAGACTAA
- the secD gene encoding protein translocase subunit SecD, producing the protein MKQHMGKLAAVLIVLVAAVIYALPTWKPNLWPYKKINLGLDLQGGIHLILEVQTQKAVEGVIERQTFELRERARKAQIHYDKIDQVDGKKIVVTVTGKDAISQFEKVLSDSFKDLRIASRSVDNDVLSMVLDLPEKEADHIRKMAVQQALETIRNRIDQFGVSEPDIRIQGDDRILVQLPGIKETQRAKDLIGKTALLEFKLVDDSHDVDAAVKGNVPAGLELLYENREDKETHRVSKTPFLVQKRALLTGNYLTDARVQIDSQYNEPYVAIKFDKKGAQLFEKITEDNVKRRLAIVLDNKVYSAPVIQERIAGGEARITGRFTTEEARDLAIVLRAGALPAPVTILEERTVGPSLGSDSIRQGIMAGIVGSILVVIFMAVYYSTAGLIADLALVFNILLIMAGLAGFGATLTLPGIAGIVLTIGMAVDANVLIFERIREELRTGKSPRAAIDAGFRMSTWTILDSNITTLIAAVVLFQFGTGPVKGFAVTLSLGIISSVFSALVMTRLIFDYLTSSSKVKILHIG; encoded by the coding sequence GTGAAACAGCATATGGGAAAACTTGCGGCTGTCCTGATTGTGCTCGTGGCGGCCGTCATCTATGCGCTTCCCACGTGGAAGCCGAATCTCTGGCCTTACAAGAAAATCAATCTCGGCCTCGATCTTCAGGGCGGCATCCATCTGATTCTCGAAGTCCAGACCCAAAAAGCCGTAGAAGGGGTCATTGAGCGGCAGACCTTCGAGCTGCGGGAGCGGGCCAGAAAAGCCCAGATCCATTATGACAAAATCGATCAGGTGGACGGCAAAAAAATCGTTGTCACAGTGACTGGCAAGGATGCCATCTCCCAATTCGAGAAAGTCCTGTCGGATTCCTTCAAGGACCTGCGAATCGCCTCCCGGAGTGTGGACAACGATGTCTTGTCCATGGTGCTGGATTTGCCTGAAAAGGAAGCCGATCATATCCGGAAGATGGCCGTACAGCAGGCGCTCGAAACCATCCGGAACCGTATCGACCAGTTCGGTGTTTCCGAACCCGACATCCGCATCCAGGGAGACGACCGGATACTGGTCCAATTGCCCGGGATCAAGGAAACGCAGAGAGCAAAGGATTTGATCGGGAAGACAGCGCTTCTGGAGTTCAAACTGGTTGACGATTCCCACGACGTGGATGCAGCGGTCAAAGGAAATGTTCCCGCAGGTCTTGAACTGCTCTATGAAAACCGGGAGGACAAGGAAACCCACCGGGTGAGCAAGACCCCTTTTCTGGTGCAGAAGCGGGCGTTGCTGACGGGCAATTATCTGACGGACGCCCGGGTCCAGATCGATTCCCAGTACAATGAACCCTATGTGGCCATCAAATTCGACAAGAAGGGCGCGCAGCTCTTCGAGAAGATCACCGAGGATAATGTCAAGCGAAGGCTGGCCATCGTTCTTGACAACAAGGTCTATTCAGCGCCCGTCATCCAGGAGCGGATCGCTGGAGGCGAAGCACGCATCACCGGACGGTTTACGACCGAAGAAGCGCGGGACCTGGCCATCGTGCTGCGGGCAGGCGCATTGCCTGCGCCGGTAACCATTCTCGAGGAGCGGACCGTCGGCCCGTCACTGGGGAGCGATTCCATCCGGCAGGGCATCATGGCGGGTATTGTCGGCAGCATTCTGGTGGTCATTTTCATGGCGGTTTATTACAGTACCGCCGGTTTGATCGCGGATCTTGCGCTTGTCTTCAATATCCTGCTGATCATGGCAGGACTTGCCGGCTTCGGCGCCACCCTGACCCTGCCGGGTATTGCCGGTATCGTATTGACCATCGGCATGGCCGTCGATGCCAACGTGCTCATCTTCGAGCGCATCCGGGAAGAGCTGCGTACAGGCAAATCGCCGAGGGCGGCGATCGATGCCGGTTTTCGCATGTCGACCTGGACCATTCTCGATTCCAACATCACGACCCTGATTGCGGCAGTGGTGTTGTTCCAGTTCGGTACGGGACCTGTAAAAGGATTTGCCGTCACTTTGAGCCTGGGGATCATATCGAGCGTATTTTCGGCCCTCGTGATGACCCGGCTCATCTTCGATTATTTAACGTCTTCTTCAAAGGTGAAAATCCTGCATATCGGATGA
- the secF gene encoding protein translocase subunit SecF → MQFIKPDTHIDFVGKRHIAYTITGIMIAISILSLLFHGGVEYGIDFAGGTMVQVRFAGTVSADAVKSGFTAAGLTNPMVQTIGDSAHREFLVRTDRPLKTDEQFSSELEKTLKAATGQDAEIRRIEMVGPQVGKDLREKALFAIYYSLLFIAVYVSGRFEFKWFQSAIIAAVLMGAVYGLEVLGIGMAYVVPVALVVTLVLFWYFDLRYAMGALISLIHDVIVVIGCFSLAGREWSVTTIAAILTIIGYSLNDTIIVYDRIRENLKKYRKLPFDAIINQSVNNTLSRTILTSGTTLVAVLALYFLGGSIINDFAFAMLVGIVTGTYSSIYVASPVLMAFQRIGKKR, encoded by the coding sequence ATGCAATTCATCAAACCCGATACACATATCGATTTCGTAGGAAAACGGCATATTGCCTATACCATCACCGGCATCATGATTGCGATCAGCATCCTGAGCCTGCTCTTTCATGGCGGTGTCGAGTATGGAATTGATTTCGCCGGTGGCACCATGGTCCAGGTCCGTTTTGCAGGCACCGTGAGTGCCGATGCCGTCAAATCCGGTTTTACAGCTGCAGGACTGACGAATCCGATGGTGCAGACCATCGGAGATTCGGCGCACCGGGAATTTCTGGTACGAACGGACCGACCCCTGAAAACGGATGAGCAGTTCAGCAGTGAGTTGGAAAAAACCCTGAAAGCGGCTACGGGCCAGGATGCCGAAATCCGGCGGATCGAAATGGTCGGGCCACAGGTCGGCAAGGATTTACGGGAAAAAGCCCTGTTCGCCATTTACTATTCGCTGCTCTTCATTGCGGTCTATGTTTCGGGGCGATTCGAATTCAAATGGTTTCAATCGGCCATCATCGCTGCAGTCCTGATGGGTGCCGTGTATGGGCTCGAGGTGCTGGGCATCGGGATGGCTTATGTCGTTCCCGTTGCACTCGTGGTGACCCTTGTGCTCTTCTGGTATTTCGATCTGCGCTATGCCATGGGTGCCCTGATTTCCCTGATTCACGATGTCATCGTCGTCATCGGATGCTTTTCCCTGGCCGGCAGGGAATGGAGCGTGACGACGATTGCCGCCATCCTCACGATCATCGGCTATTCGCTGAACGATACGATCATCGTCTATGACCGGATCCGGGAAAACCTGAAAAAATACCGAAAACTCCCGTTCGATGCCATCATCAACCAGAGTGTCAACAATACCTTGAGCCGGACCATTCTGACATCCGGAACAACCCTGGTTGCCGTGCTCGCCCTGTACTTTCTCGGCGGCAGCATCATCAATGACTTCGCTTTTGCCATGCTGGTCGGCATCGTTACCGGAACGTATTCTTCGATTTATGTCGCCAGCCCCGTGTTGATGGCCTTTCAGCGGATCGGCAAGAAACGCTGA
- the dprA gene encoding DNA-processing protein DprA yields the protein MQRFLPWLLLKSVPGIGCLLAKRLIDRFGSPEGIFSADDRSLQMIDGITLRVIEGIRNARVCPDMHRELERASGKGVRILVLTDPEYPPLLREIADPPIYLYCLGNPRAISPAVAVVGSRHATTYGVTITHRMASDLARHGITIVSGLARGIDTAAHEGALMGQGRTVAVLGSGLNRVYPAENQRLFDRIIEQGCVFSEFPLDAGPDAFHFPMRNRIISGLCLGTLVVEASKNSGSLITARLALEQNRDVFAVPGNIQSFKSTGTHTLIKSGAKLVEHVGDILEELQLEALGFGPTPPMTSFEPPVELSADERLVVDHLSVYPMQMDEIVRKTRLPSGKLAAVLLRLELKGLCQKNPGNQYALCRAEQGNPS from the coding sequence ATGCAGCGATTCCTTCCGTGGCTACTGCTGAAAAGTGTACCCGGCATCGGATGCCTTCTGGCCAAACGGCTCATCGATCGGTTCGGATCGCCGGAAGGCATTTTTTCCGCCGATGACCGGTCGCTGCAGATGATCGATGGCATCACGCTCCGGGTGATTGAAGGGATCCGCAATGCGCGGGTGTGCCCGGATATGCATCGGGAACTGGAGCGGGCATCCGGAAAGGGTGTCCGCATCCTGGTCCTGACAGACCCCGAATACCCGCCCTTGCTCAGGGAAATCGCCGATCCGCCGATCTACCTTTACTGCCTGGGAAATCCCCGCGCCATCTCTCCTGCCGTTGCCGTCGTCGGCTCCCGTCATGCCACAACCTACGGTGTCACCATCACCCATCGGATGGCTTCCGATCTGGCAAGGCACGGTATCACCATCGTGAGCGGCCTGGCCCGGGGCATCGACACGGCCGCACATGAGGGGGCGCTGATGGGACAGGGACGAACGGTGGCTGTCCTCGGGAGTGGATTGAATCGGGTGTATCCGGCAGAAAATCAGCGGCTTTTCGATCGGATCATCGAGCAGGGATGCGTGTTTTCGGAATTCCCTCTCGATGCCGGGCCTGACGCGTTTCACTTTCCGATGCGCAACCGGATTATCAGCGGTCTCTGTCTGGGGACCCTCGTGGTCGAGGCATCGAAGAACAGCGGTTCGCTTATTACGGCGCGGCTTGCACTCGAGCAGAACCGGGACGTTTTTGCGGTCCCCGGCAACATCCAATCCTTCAAGAGCACCGGGACCCACACCCTCATCAAATCCGGTGCCAAACTGGTCGAGCATGTCGGGGATATTCTGGAGGAGCTTCAGCTCGAAGCATTGGGATTCGGCCCGACTCCACCGATGACGAGTTTCGAGCCGCCCGTCGAATTGAGTGCGGATGAGCGGCTCGTGGTGGATCATCTGTCGGTTTATCCGATGCAGATGGACGAGATCGTGCGCAAGACACGACTGCCATCGGGCAAGCTTGCTGCAGTCCTGCTCCGGCTCGAATTGAAAGGCCTTTGTCAGAAAAATCCTGGAAATCAATATGCGCTTTGCCGCGCAGAACAAGGAAATCCTTCGTGA